The Silene latifolia isolate original U9 population chromosome 4, ASM4854445v1, whole genome shotgun sequence region ctctctctctctctctctctctcctatcacccctaCCTCCATACATTCTTTTGTATGTGGCCTACACCTcaaccatgggaaggacgggatttGCATAGGAAGGATGCGTGCGTGGTCGTTGTCCGTGTCACCGTCGGTCTGCGTTATTAGGTAAGCCACTGCCTTGTAGCCTCTTTCAGTAGATTGTTTGGAATAGTTGTATAATAGGTTGTGGTCACCGTTGTAGGATGCGTTTCGGAGTCTTATTTAGCTATATGTGGATGCATTTCGTGGTTGGCAATGAGGTAGGGTTTTTCTACTCAATCTCtgttaattgaattgagatgttatcgtattgtgattattgttatctgctgatcatcggagtgatGGCGTTGTGGTGGTAGTTGTGATGTTGTGGTAttatgatgattgtggtggagtcacttgcgggagtggcttcgcaccctagtttgccctccgtggaacccgtcacgggagaggatgtgcacattaagggacagggatatcgctcgttgatgagcggagtttaggtggggattggctgcggcccccccttggcggcgaggattacctgttgcgatgggtaatctggcagggctacacaccttggtgtgtagtcagttactgtgtgagattCTGGAGATcggagatggtggatgatcaTCTGGTTGTTTATCTTGTTTGTCTTATTCGATTATACAGTACTaaccccgtgttatgttttcaaaactgtgttgatccattcggggatggtgagaagttggcttagcaggtacagtGAGTCTGTTGTTGCTGGGCATGAAGGGAGTCGAGTCATCACACTTCTGGTCTAGAAATGCAGAGACATGAGTACTAGTAGTCCTTATCCTTACATGTAATCAGTTTTGTATATGGTTGTAAAGAGtacttaaatataatataaatgttcttttattgtctatttgatctactaactcgggtaaccgagatggtaacaccttcatatactggaatggtccttggtaaggtatcctggtgtacgggggtgttacacatattGGGTATGGATTATCTCGAGCCAGTAACGGGTCTCATCAATTACCGTTATGTTGATCATTGTTAGGTCGAGTCATCATCAGGTGACAATTCGGGATGAGTATGGCTTGGTTGAGTAGCGTGTCAGATCATCAACATACATTTTTTCATATACTTCCTTTGTTATTTTATATATAATGTTTTGCAATTTCAAGATAAGGCTTTGACtcaatattttcaaaaatatattcgttcaaaaattataatatttaattttatattttaaaagATATCGAAAAGAGAAgtgagtgtctcgaaatgtgagaaagtccgTATACaaaaacagagggagtatataataaATTTGGATTGATAACTTCACATCTAAACAATGTATAAATgtatttattttagttttaagCGAAAAAATAAGAAGAATATAGATTTGGTcatgttctaaccatttgttatCAATCAGTCACCCATTCCGAGTCAATATCGAGTCGCGGATCAGTTCTGGTCAATTTAGATTGGATTTGGGCCGGATTAGGGCAAATGTATAAGTTTTCTACCAGTTATTGGTTTAAACTCAGGTGAGATTGGTTTTAGTTCAACCAGTTCGTTCTCGATACTTGTCGAGTCCGGGTCAAGCTACTTTTGTAGCACTGGACTATACGTATCATTATTCATTATGTAACCAATGCGTCAGTTTGTAAACTTCACCCACCCCAATCATATTTTAGCTTTGATTAAAATAATTTCCAAGaataaaaagataaacaaataattagAACGGTGTATGCGATTATCTTTCAATTCAATTAAGAATTCGATCAAGGTcctaaaaatgtcatttttttaCATAGTAATGCAAGGTCTTGTTATAATCTCAATTTAAAAGGAATGTCCTCATTATTAGTTAAGTGTTCGCTTGCTATATGGTTACGACCTAGCTTTATTCACCTGAGGTTTAACAATAAAAAGTTGGTTTCACTTAGAACTGTTACACTATATGTGTTTTACGTTTAAAATGAGTCATATACTAACTCATATTAATCAGGTCCAACAACGTACGACATCGTAATATTATTAAACAATCTGTTTTGCTTATAACCATTCTGTTTTACTTATAACCATTGTGACTTACAACGAAGTAGTGACACACATCATCCCCATTTTTTTTAAGAGTGAGGTGGAACATGAAATAGTTACAATAACATCACCATTTACCACACACTTGATTATGTTATAAATCAGTTACAAATCCAATAATATAAAGATGTCAATATTATTCTACGTTATAATCCATGGAGCAGGAAACACAATAGGACAAAATGACATTATCACGAAGGAGACGTAACTTAACAATTCTAACATGGAAATTAAAAGTGTTCTAAGTTCAATGGATTTACCTAATTAACCATTGGCTTCCTTTGGTGACTTTAATTTCTATTTTGGTTAGCATATGGAAGAGAGTTTGTCTCAATCACTTGCCAAATTTAGAGGCCTCCATTCCCACTAAAGTCCTTCCTAAAAATAGAGAATTTTAATTTGGGgacattgctattttagttaaaGAAAACGAATTAGAGTGTGAGATATGATAAGCCCTTTAGTATCATGTGTGCCTTGTGTCTATACTATTTGTCTAAATTCTATTGAAAAAAGACGAAAAGAGTCACCATATTAACTTTTAGTTGAGGCATTTCATACAACCGATATCAAaaatttttatctttttttttttgagcaaATAGCAtaatttttaattagtctaaaAGGGTCTTAAAATTCATATCTTAGGAGATTTCAACTCCTAAAAGTAAAAATTTCATGTTGAAAataaattaaagttatactcgtaaataATAAATGACATTGTAAAAGCACATGCCAAATGTAGTTAAAGAACATTAATTTCATATGAGACAAACATTCAACATGATAGGTAgtcacccaggatatttaaggactCTTTTGACCGACTCTTTGACCAAGAAAGACCTTAGGAAGGAATAGGTGAGAGACTAGGTTAGAATAGGTAATTTACAGGGgcgtttactcgacctagcagagactactcggccgagaatgccagtactcgaccgagtatggctgctgttgacgcaTTAATataaaaacgcaagttcgcgagattcattttatttctcatttctcgacagttcctcttcctctaaccctagcctatctctctctcctatcacccctaCCTCCATACATTCTTATGTATGTGGTCTACACCTCAACCATGGGAAGGACGGAATTTGCATAGGAAGGATGCGTGCGTGGTTGTTGTCCGTGTCACCGTCGGTCTGCGTTATTAGGTAAGCCACTGCCTTGTAGTCTCTTTCAGTAGATTGTTGGGAATAGTTGTATAATAGGATGTGGCCACCGATGTAGGATGCATATCGGAATCTTACTTGGCTATATGTGGATGCATTTTGTGGTTGgcaatgaggtagggtttccctactcagtctctgataattgaattgagatgttatcgtattgtgattattgttatctgctgatcatcggggTGATGgcgttgtggtggtggttgtgatgttgtggtattatgatgattgtggtggagtcacttgcgacagtggcttcacaccctagttcgccctccgtggaacccgtcacgggaggggatgcgcacattaagggacatggatatcgctcgttgatgagcggggtttaggtgaggattggctgcagtcccccaatggcggcgaggattacctgttgcgatgggtaatctgccagggctacacacctcggtgtgtagtcagttactgtgtgagattCTGGAGATcggagatggtggatgatcaTCTGGTTGTTTATCTTGTTTGTCTTATTCGATTatacagtactgaccccgtgttagcAGGTACAGTGAGTCTGTTGCTGTTGGGCATGGAGGGAGTCAAGTCATCACGCTTCTGGTCTAGAAATGCAGAGACATAAGTACTAGTAGTCCTTATCCTTGCATGTAATCAGTTTTGTATATGGTTGTAAAGAGtacttaaatataatataaatgttcttttattgtctatttgatctactatcttgggtaaccgagatggtaacaccttcatatactggaatggtccttggtaaggcatccttgtgtacgggggtgttacaatatcgtactattatatACAATGGACACCATTGCAGCAGAGGTCCAACAGAAGATATCAACACTTCTGCACAATATTAACAATATACTTCTCTCAATTGTTCATCAAAGCAATTGACCGAGACACCCCAAACTCAATTATACCATTAGTCATGGGAGTATTTTTGTATTTACTTGAAGAATAGAATTTGATTAAAGTGTCGTTTGTTTACTCTTTGTAGATCATGGGAATTGAAAACTTCCATGAATTGCAAAAAAGGGAGGCTGTTTGgttgtcaatttttttttttttttgttaataatcATAGGAATTTCGAAAGGCTACATAAATGGGGAAATTGTATATTTGTATTACCTACTCCCCCTAAATGGTTGAAAACTCCTGTGGAATTAACTTCTACATCCACAACTAAACGACTTTTTGAATTCATGAGAATTTGTATATAAGAAAATAATTCACATAAATTAAATTTTCTAATCTTAATCCAATTCCTTGATTAACCAAACGATACCTAAATTTACACCAAATCTCACTTATACCTTTAGTCATGGGAGTTCTTTGCAAGTGGGCAAACTTTTTATACATTTTTCTTAAAAATACCTTTGATACTCTTAGCTATAACTAATCATGATTCATGACCAAGTGAACTTGATCCCAAAAAAACTGATTACTATTATATGATTGAAAACCCGATTATGAGTTACTTGAGTTGCACCTAAAATTCGATTTAATAGGGATCAAATTAAATTGAACTGAATATGCGATGATAAGTGAATCTAAGTATATTTGAACTTTTTCAAACTGAAGCGgctgacgcaaattaaaagaaACTCAAGTTCTTATGAGAACACCATCACTTTGTTAGTTTCTAGTTATATCTTTGTTTAATTGTGATATATTTTGAATTATTATATTCCTAACGAACTCAATAGCAATATGATCTAAACTCACCTGATTTAATATTGGCTCGTCCCGATTTGATCCGAACTCGATCCAAAATACCTCAATATGATTAGTTTGACCAAAACCAAAAGAACATGAACTAAATTGAACTGAAATCAAAATGAAGGTGGGCTTGAGTAACTTCAATACGCATTAACTTGATTAGAATCCGAACAGAACGAATCATTTACCTGATCTAGTTATTGTTATCATAGTCAAATTGGTTTTAAAGAGCATCATCTTTATTCACTTTTTGTAATAACTCATTGTATTGAACTCGTAAATCGAATTTTAACATTATTTTCGTGAAACCAATAAAGTTGCTGATTTTATAGCATCTAtatattggacattcatgtccaacacTTTTGAGGTGGCTTcaaagccggtggcttcaacttacctcactcGTTCAAAAGGATGAGATAGGGTAATCGTAACCTTAAAGGATCAATCTAGTTTCTTAGCTTATCAAGAAAAAAAAGGGTAATAATAAATACAACCCACTGAGTTGTATTTAAAAAACCaaagaggaaataaattcttAATAAATGCATTGATTGTAttggttaatgtgtaatttagttcttaattcctaaattaatacccaaattagaaggtatttaatgcttaaatacaacccaatgagttgtatttagcattacccaaaaaaaaacctgagagacggtctcttaataagctttattgagagactattgtacaattttaagaagaAGTGGTactaaaagtaataaaataggtacaaatcatgattaataataaaatgggtacatttattatgtaaataggtacgaaattattttgtacgatcaacaacaaaaggggtacgaaatacaaataaaagggtacgaaaaaTTGGTCTCATAATAgtttagtgagagaccgtctctcccaagttccggtggaaaaaaaaaacatattgagTGTGTTTCTCTTTCTTCTACAAACTTTATAAATACCTCAATCACCTGAAAACATCAatcaaacaacatcaacaaaattCTCTGATAATTCATAAATAATGGCAGCTTTTTCATCATACCAACAACCTGCATTTTTTCCTGATACTACCCTTTTGCCTACTGAATTTATCCCAAATTATCATCAGTTATACTCATCTTTTGGGATGTATCAAAGTAATCAAGAGGGTTCTTCAATTGAAAGTAGTTGTGTTGAACAACAAAGCATTCATAATGAAACTTGTATGGTAGAAAAACAGAGTACACAGAGTTTAGTAATGGCTGACAAAACCTTAAGTGGTGAGCAAGTCACTCAAAATTGGGTTCCTGATGTTAAGAAGAGGAAGTCTAGAAATGGGTCTTCCTTAAATTCTGCTAATTCTAAGGTGAACGTTTAGGCAAGGCCGTCTAATAGCAAGTTCAAAACGTTCTCAGAATTAAGCTAGTTAGCTAAATGTCCATATTCAAGTACCATCTACTATATAAAATATCTATTTTCTATTATATGGGACCTCAAATGTTCTTTTAAAATTGGGTCTCGTAAATTTATTTGACGGCTGAGTTTATAAACATGAGATTCTAGTATAAAGTCTAACATGGTCAATTTTTGAATTATTGACCATGGAAGTCAAAACCAATCTTGTTTAGGTTAAAATGTTACTCTTGGTCAATGTAACTAGCATTTTGGAATGTTCTTATGGTTAGTGACTTAGTGCTATTATCAATTACTATATGATCAAAATTTGACCACTTTGTTGCGAATAAGATTATCTAGGTTAGCTGATAAAGTCACTTGAAATGACACTAAATTAAAATGTAGTCTCGTAGTTTCGGAACTTGATAGGGATAAAATTGTTCTCATGACTGAATTTAGAAAAAATGTGACGGATAAAGTTACGTACATACCTTGGTAGTAGTCGAATTTCGAAATGCATATTATCACTTAATTATTTACATAATTTATATTTTAGGATGTGAAACAAGTGAAATCCAAGAAATCGAAGGAAGAAAAAGGATCGATGAATGATGATAAAAAggacaaaaatggaaaaaacaaTGTCAATGAAGAACCTCCAAAGGGTTACATTCATGTTAGAGCAAGGAGAGGTGAAGCCACAGATAATCACAGCTTAGCTGAAAGGGTATTTTAGTCTTTTCACTATCCTTACATTTGTACTGTGATAACTTTTTATTAAAGAATGTTcacattttatcataaaatggttACCTTTTATCCGCGTTAACTCATTAATAAATGATATATATAGGTTAGGAGagaaaaaatcaataaaaagatGAGGACATTGCAAGCTCTTGTGCCTGGTTGTGACAAGGTGGGCTAGCTTAATTGTTATGTGATTGATTACATTTTAACAATAATCTTTGTTACTAGTCTTCTCACTAACATCTTCCACGTGTCTTTTATCTACCTTTAGGTCATGGGGAAGGCCATTGTGTTGGACGAAATTATTAATTATGTGCAATCGCTACAAAATCAAGTCGAGGTATATATATAATTTACGTACCTATTATTAGTACGATAATTAAAGTGATTACAATAATCTTGTAAATCTTTGTCTATTAACTTCTTATCGTGTGCCCTGGTTATTTGGCTTTTATCACAGTTCTTGTCAGTGAAGCTAGCGTCTTTAGACCCAACGGTTTACACACCCGGGCTAATGGATCTCGACCCTATGATATTCGGAGCAGAAGTACAGGTACTGTTACAATACAGTCTAAACTattcaataattttttttttcttgtagAAGCATacaacttgaacaataattatttttatttgggTCACTAACTTGAAAATTCAGGGCATGAACAATAATATGGAATTATCAATTCCAATAATGCAATCCACTACTGCAAGTCCTGTTACTACTAGCTCAACATTTAGTCCAACCTTCCCTAATAATCCTCATGTTGATGCCTCTACCAACTTGCTTCAACATGATGAGCTTAACCCTAATTTCCTTCTTTTAGAGGTAATAATATATACAAATTCATCTTTTAGTGCTTATTTTCCAAGTTAAATGGTCATTTGTAATTTGGATAAACTCGTCGAATAATAATActtcctctgtcccggtcatttgttgtcctttttcattttaaggtgtctcaatcatttgttatcctttctattttaagaatgaatttgatgagtaatttgatcatttacactcaGTTTactccacttgtcatttagtaattgaccctctcccctttttcttggtctttgtgccaaaaacaaagagaacaaatgaccgggatggagggagtatcagCTAACTTATCGTGTGGTAAAAGGTTGATCATGACCATGTTGTTTAATAGGGTCTCTCAAATTCGGTTATCAAAATATAAAAAATGTTTATATTCAGGAATATCAGGATAAATCTTTGTAGTAGCAAGTATTATGACTATAACCACGAGTCCATGACGACCTTAGAGTACGATCTAAATGAGAAGATCACGGGCTTGTTTAATCAGGGCTCTCAAGTTCGATTATCATAATATAAGAAAGTGGAATATCAGGATAAATCTTTTTAGTAGTAAGTATTATGACTATAACCACGAGTCCATGACGACCTTGGAGTACATACAATCCAAACGAGAAGATCCCATGCATAAAAAAACATCGTAACCATTAATTAGTAATAAGGTTCAAAAATCACGTCCGACAATATTTTGTAACATCATTGTACGTAATATGCCAAAATTAGGTTTTGTAACGACCTTAATATGTAACATCAACTACTTAAGTAGAAATTATAACATTTTTGAACTTATTGTACATGACTAATAAACAAAAATGATGTCATTTTCAGGATAATGATGGGAGTTCATACTGGCAAGGAGTAAATGACCAAGAACTACAAAGCATTATTAATCAATTTGAATTTGGATTAACTGGCAACAACTTGTGTTCTTTACAATAATCAACAATACCTCGGTTCATCTACCACGACATCATCAactatatgtttatgttttagtCCAGCCAGAGTGTCCGTTTACTACTGTTTACTACCGCTTTGATGGAGGGGGTGTATTAGAGAATAGTAGATTGATTAAtatattagtaaagatattattatggacATTATAATTATATCCTATAGAATATTCTTGAAGTATCTCCAAGACAGTTTACCATATATTGTAATcgatttcattaataataatcacCTCATTATATGGtcttacatttttaattattattccCGTTGTCTTGGTCATCTGTTTATTTTTTATATTCTTTTTTatgaatattttaattaaaaaaaagtaaacaaatgattgagacgggaAAGTCCATTATAAGATGGATATAACGTAGTGTACCAAATTAAGGTTGAGGACCATTTGTAATACCATTTCCCCAAACATTGAAACACATTCAATGTTTTTAATTCATTTGTTGATCAATATTTACATGTGATATTGCATTGTAaactacggagtattacaaagaaTTTGGATGAGGGTTGATATGATAGTTTTTGGCCACCATTCTTTTGGCTTTTTCAATGTTTACACGACATAAATGTTTCTTTGTTGGGTTACATACATTTGTTTTTATTATAGGGTTATTTTAATGTCTTGTCTTTGCTTTTTTATAATAAAGCgttttgcttgtgacgggttaatTCCGCCACAAGCTGAAAACCTCTTACAAAAAAGGAGAAGAGACAAGGTGAGACACTTCCtatgtgcttccccactcacctatcatggatattttgtgagagaaaatggtatccgtcacaagcttgtgacgaatatcgCCGTTTTCAAGGAGATTTTGTGTTTTTATAAATACAGCTTGTGTCTTGTTGTCTTTCTTATCAAAGGCTACAGGCTATGTAGCTACAGGCTACAGGCTACAGCTTCTATTTATAGTAATAATTAGAAAACTTAGCCATGCAGTTATGTTACCTCATTAGCATACATAGGTAAAATATTTACTTTTGGTAAAAACAAGCCACGTTGTTTTGCCATGCATAAGAAAAAGAGTATATTATCAATTATACTTATTTATACCcatcaatttttcaattatttccacgttcattttttttaaaatttacacCCAAATTATTGCCCGGGTTATAATTTGAGCCAAATCTCTCTCTATTTCCAAAAAAATGGAGAGGT contains the following coding sequences:
- the LOC141652817 gene encoding basic helix-loop-helix protein 80-like translates to MAAFSSYQQPAFFPDTTLLPTEFIPNYHQLYSSFGMYQSNQEGSSIESSCVEQQSIHNETCMVEKQSTQSLVMADKTLSGEQVTQNWVPDVKKRKSRNGSSLNSANSKDVKQVKSKKSKEEKGSMNDDKKDKNGKNNVNEEPPKGYIHVRARRGEATDNHSLAERVRREKINKKMRTLQALVPGCDKVMGKAIVLDEIINYVQSLQNQVEFLSVKLASLDPTVYTPGLMDLDPMIFGAEVQGMNNNMELSIPIMQSTTASPVTTSSTFSPTFPNNPHVDASTNLLQHDELNPNFLLLEDNDGSSYWQGVNDQELQSIINQFEFGLTGNNLCSLQ